The genomic region AAAATGGATCATCAACCCTTAATACAGGCTTTTGCACAAGTCGATGAGCAAATCATCGATCTCGAACGCATTTTGAACGAGCGGAAATCGTTGCCGTTGCAGGCGACCGTGGAACACGCGATGACGCTTACCAAACAGCTGATTATTGCTTATATCGTCGATGTCGGGGTAAAGGAAGTCCCCGATATTAGCGGCGATTTGCTGGATGTGTTCAAGGTGCTGGTCAAGAGTGATCCGTCCTGGAATACGATCCGCGATAATTGCCGTGAATTGGTGTATTACCATAATTGCATTACGATGGATCGCATGGATGCATTACCTGAAAATCCGGAAAAAATGGCAGTACGTACCTTGCGTCATTTGTATTTATTCATGAAAACACGCTGTATGCGTGAAGAACGTTTGGAGATGGCATGAAAGGATTTTTGAATCGTTTGCGCGGCGTAGAGCGTGACATTATTCAGCTCCCTGTAGAGGATGCTGCCGCTGCGCCTTATTACGAGGCCCAAAATAACGAAATCGAGATTTTTGAGGCGGCTTATAAAAAACGCTTGCCGGTGATGCTCAAGGGCCCGACCGGTTGCGGTAAAACCCGCTTTCTCGAATACATGGCCTGGCGCCTGAAGCGTCCTCTGGTCACGGTGTCATGCCACGAGGACTTGACCAGTTCGGATCTGGTCGGACGTTTCCTGCTGGAAGGCGAGCAGACAGTGTGGCAGGACGGCCCGCTTACACGTGCTGTGAAAGCTGGAGCCATCTGCTATCTGGATGAAATCGTGGAAGCGCGTACTGACAGTACGGTGATTATTCACCCGTTGACGGATCACCGCCGCCAATTGCCGCTGGAGAAAAAGGGACAGGAAATCGAGGCGCATGAGGATTTCATGCTGGTGATTTCCTATAACCCGGGTTATCAAACCGTGTTGAAGGATTTGAAGCCTTCCACCAAACAGCGTTTCATCGGTATCAATTTCGATTATCCGCGCGAAGAAATCGAGCGCAAGATCGTCAAGAACGAGGTGCCGGAGCTGGATGATGGACAGGTTGAAAAACTGGTGGCCGCCGGTCGGCGGGCGCGTACCCTGAAGGATCATGGCCTGGAAGAGGCGACCTCGACCCGCGCGCTGGTGTATGCCGGCAATATGATCGCAGCGGGCGTAAGTCCGTTTGAAGCATGCAAAGCGGCGCTGGTAAATCCGGTGACCGATGACCCTGAGTTATCCGAGGCGCTGCTGGAGATTATTCGAGCGCATTTTGCCTAGTCTGTTTAATCCTGTGTCGCTTACTTATTCATGACCGATTTAGAAACTCTCGCCGCCATCCAGCAAGCCTTGGTTGATCTGGAACAAATCAGTTTTGTCGCGCATCGCGATACCCAGGCTGCATTAAGCGTGATTCAACCTTATGGCGATGATGTGGTGCTGGAATGGGTGCTGGCCTGCAAGGCCCTGTTTGCTCATGACCGCGATGCCGGCAAGGCGTTTATTCGTGGCAGTGAGGTTGCGTGTCTTGCCAGCCAGTCGGTATTGCCGTGGACGCATCAGGCGCTAAAATTTCTGGCATGGCGTGGCTCCTGGAAAGCCGTTGACGGTTTCATGAATCAATTGCCCGATGCTTATAACAGCCTGGGTGCAGAAGGCGAGGAGCGTTGGGCCGCTTTAGGGCTGGACTGGTGCGAACGCCATCTGGATTCCGGAGTGGCTTATTTCCGCTGTCCGGTACTCGAGCTTGAAGGCGGGCATGGCATTGCCGGCATCGAAGAAGTGGTTTTGCCCAGCCTGGAGCTGTTCACCAAGCGTCGCTTGGCATTGGGCACCTATCTGTGCGGTGCGATTCGCGTACGCAATCTGCTGGGCATCGATGCAGTATTGCCATGGGCGAAGCGCGGGGCGGATATTCTGCAGGCAGGTCGCTTGCGCGGGGAAGCGTTTTTCAAGCTGGAATCCGAAGAGAGCATGTCGCTGCTGCTGGAAAATCTCCCGGGTTTCCGCACACCGGAACATCAGCGCCTGCTGCAACTGGTGCTATACGCCTGGTTCAGTGAGACATTCGATTTGCTGGAAGGTAACTGGTCGCCGGACAAGGGGCGTGCGTTTGTTGAAACTGACGGTGCGGCGCTGTATCTGCCCATTGCGCTGCCGAGCCGTGAGGAAGCGATACTGGCAATCATGCATACCGCCGGACACCTGGCATTTTATTCGTATGAGCGGCGCTATATTGAGGCGCTATTCCGCGAAGCGGGGCGCGAGCATCCGCCGCTGGATGAGCAGCAGCGCATTACCTGGCGTCCTCTGTTCGCGGCTTATGGCGAAGACATGATACGTTTTCAGCTGATTTTCGACTTGTGCGAGGATACGCGCGTGGATGCGCGTATCGGCGCCACGGTGCCGAATTATCTGGCGCGCTTGCAGGCTGCAGCAGATGCCGCACCGTTGCCTGAAGGTGTGGCGGCAAGCTATTTCAAGTGGGCGCGGCAGGCGCTGCGCTGGATGGTGGAAGGAGCGCCGGTGCATGTGGATTTTGATGCGCTGCGCCCCTTGCTGTCAGCCCAAGCCACGGTGATCGATGCCTTTAAGATCGCCAATGAGATTTATAAAAACAGTACGTTGCCTGCGATTTCTCTTGTAGAACGCGAGTTTGCGTTTATCCCCGGACGTTCGCCTAATGCTGCGCGACCGGTGTATCCGCGCCGCGCTCTGGAGCAGGCTGAATTCGGTACCGGGATGGAAGACAAGGACGATGTTGTCAAACATGATGACATCAAGCCCAATCCCGAGCAAAAGCAAATCCCCAAGCATGCGGCTGGAGAAGATCCTGATTTCGATATTCCCCGGAAGAAACAGCCGGATCAGGCGGCCGGGTCGGGGTCGGTATTCCGCAACCGGCTCATGTCATGGGTTATGCCAAGGGTGCTGAATACAGCGAGAAAGGCAAGCCTTATGCCGAATGGGACTATCGCGATAATCGCTATAAGCGCAATTGGGCATGGGTCCAGGAAAAGGAGCTGACCGAGCTTGATGCCGGCGAAGCGACCAAGCTGCTGACGCAATATGCGCCAGCGTTAAAACGCCTGAAGCGTGCCATTCAGACGCAGAAACCGGCGCGCATGGCCCCCTTGCGGCGTCAGTTCGATGGTGACGAGCTGGATCTCGAAGCGACGATGTCTTATATCGCCGAGAAGCGGGCCGGCATGTCGCCCAAGGCCAATATTTATCGGCAGCGGGTGGTGCAGCATCGTGATACCGCTGTGACTTTGCTGGCGGATATTTCCACGTCGATCATGCAAACCAATCCTGATGGTGGCGGGCGGGTGGTCGATAGCCTGCGGGCGGGAATGTTGCTGTTCGCCGAGAGCATGGAAGAGGTCGGGGATCCTTACAGCCTGGCCGGGTTTGCGTCGAAATATCGGGATAATGTGAGTTATTATGCGATCAAGGGCTTTGACGAGCGTTTGACACCGCATACGCGCGCGGTGCTCGGCGGCCTTACGGGGCGATTGGCTACGCGCATGGGTGCAGCGATACGGCATGCTGTCGCCGGCTTCGACAAGGCACCGTCACAGCGGCGTTTGTTATTGATTCTGTCTGACGGGCGTCCGGCTGATTACGATGACGGCGGTGATGAGCGTTATCTGCACGAGGATACGCGCATGGCAGTGAAAGAGGCGGTGGATGCGGGTGTGCATCCTTTCTGTATCACGTTGGATGCGACGGGGAGCCAGTATCTGCCACAGATATTCGGGCCTGGACATTACCTGATTCTGGATCACATCAACGATTTGCCGAAAAAACTGCCGGAAGTGTATCTGCGTTTGCGTAAGTAAGTTGTTGAGACAGGCTGATAGTGGCTACGCCAGCTTGTTGTGACTGCGCCGAGGTTTGTGGCTACGCCAGCTTGTTGTGACTGCGCATGGCCCGCTGGATTTCCAGATTCGATTCGCGGGTTTTCTCGGTCTGGCGTTTATCATGCTGTTTCTTGCCCTTGGCCAGCCCGATTTCCAGCTTGATGCGACCCCGGCTGTAATGGAGGTCAAGAGGCACCAGCGTATAGCCTGAACGTTCCACCTTACCGATCAGCTTGCTGATTTCTTCTGCATGCAGCAACAGCTTGCGGGTGCGCGTGGCGTCAGGATGTACGTGCGTGGATGCCGTGGCAAGCGGGCTGATATGAGCTCCGATCAGGAACACTTCGCCATTTTTTATGACAACATAGGCTTCCTTGAGCTGGGCGCGGGAGGCGCGGATGGCCTTCACTTCCCAGCCGGTCAGCATAAGTCCGGCTTCATATTTATCCTCAATGAAGTAATCGTGGTATGCTTTTTTGTTTTGTGCGATGCTCATAAGTTTGTTCCCGTTCTGAGCAAGTATTTTAACAGCTTTTATATTAGGCACTAAGGGTTATGGCGCAGGTAAACAAAAGTGTTTTGGTTGGGCATTCTGCTCAGCAGATGTTTGATTTGGTCGATAGAGTAGAAGATTATCCCGATTTTTTGCCCTGGTGCGGCGGTACAGAAGTCAAAAGCCGGCGGGATGACCAATTGGTGGCGAGAATCGATATCGATTATATGCACATCAAGCAGCATTTCAGTACAGAGAACTCGAATCAGCCGCCAAATCTTATTAAAATGCGCCTGCTCGATGGCCCGTTCAAGCATCTGGATGGAGAATGGCGCTTCAAGGCGCTTGGTAGCGAAGCCTGCAAGATAGAGTTTGTGCTGCATTACGAATTTGCGAACAAGTTGCTCGATACCGTATTGGGGCCGGTGTTCAATTATATCGCGAACAGTTTTGTTGAGGCGTTTATCCAACGCGCAGAGCAGGTGTATGGTGCATCATGACAAGTCAGATTACAGTAGAAGTGGCCTTTGCCAGACCCGATGAACAGTTGATTTTATCGCTGCATGCTCAGGAGGGTATAACCGCTCTGGCGGCAATTGAGGCCTCGGGAATTTTGGCCAAATTTCCCGAGATTGATTTGAAGCAAAACAAGATCGGCGTGTTTGGCAAGCTGGTCAAGCCGGATACGGCGTTGCGGGACAAGGATCGTGTCGAAATATATCGCAAGCTGATTGCCGACCCTAAAGAAGTGCGCAGACGTCGTGCGGAAGAGGGTAAGGTGATGAAAAAAGGCGGCGGGGATATTGAAAAGGCAGATGAATGATCATTTGGCGGGCAGCTTCTTATTAACCAGGAGCTGCCCGTTTTTGGTCCATGCTTATTTGAATTGATCGGTGCTTGGCAGGCTGGCTTGTTCTATGCCCAGTTTGGCAGCATCGCTGGCTGTTTTTGAATCCTTGATGACGGTAGCGCTGTCGCCGGTTTTGGCGGCTGCTTCAGCAGCTTTCAGTGCGCTTTCGGCGTTGGTCCACAGGGCTTTGTGTTTTTTCGCAGAGGCGACATCCGCTTGTGCTTGCGTTAATGCGGTTTGCGCTTCGGAACTCAAAGTGCCGGTAGCTGGTGCGCTGGCTGTTTGTGTAGTGCCTGCGCAGCCACTGATTGCCAAAACTGAAGCGCCGATTAACGCAATAATAAATTTATTCATCTGCAAATCTCCTCAAAAGCGATTTGGTTAGTATTAAAAATAAGTCGCTAGTACGAACCTGTCCTGACTAGGTTGCGTAAACATAACGATTTGAGTGGCTTGCGTCAAATGCTTTTATGTAAATTAGTAGCTTTTTACCATGGAAAATGCGTATGCGGTTTCCGATTAGCGGCCAACTGAACTTTGCCGTATAATGTTGCTTTGCTCTGGAACAATAACCATGCGCGTGATTCAAAAAGCCCTCACCTTTGATGACGTTCTGCTCGTCCCCGCTCACTCTGATGTACTGCCTCGCGATGTGAGTTTACAAACCCGTTTGACGCGTGACATCACTTTGAATATTCCATTGCTCTCAGCGGCAATGGATACCGTGACGGAAGCGCCTTTGGCTATTGCGTTGGCGCAAGAGGGCGGTATTGGTATTGTTCATAAAAATATGACGATAGCGGCACAAGCTGCCGAAGTGGCGCGAGTCAAGCGCTTCGAATCCGGTGTCGTCAAGGATCCGGTCACGGTCACGCCAGAAATGAGCGTGCGCGATGTTCAGGCGACAACCCGCCAATATCGTATTTCCGGGTTGCCGGTTGTCGATGCAGCGGGCAAGGTGGTCGGTATCGTCACCAACCGCGATCTGCGTTTTGAAACCAATCTGGATCAGCCGATCAGTCAGGTCATGACGCCGCGCGAGCGTCTGGTGACGGTAAAAGAGGGTGCAAGCCGGCTCGAAGTGCTGGCATTGCTGCACAAGCATCGTATCGAGCGCTTGCTGGTAGTCAATGACAATTTCGAGTTGCGCGGTCTGGTTACCGTTAAAGACATACAGAAATCTTCCGAACATCCAAATGCCTGCAAAGACAGTCAGGGGCGTTTGCGCGTAGGCGCGGCGGTAGGGGTGGGTGCGGGAACTGAAGAACGTGTTGCTGCATTGGCGCAGGCCGGAGTGGACGTAATCGTGGTGGATACCGCTCATGGCCATTCCAAGGGGGTGCTCGACAGGGTCAAATGGGTTAAGACCAATTTCCCGCATATCCAGGTTATCGGCGGCAATATTGCTACGGCCACTGCCGCGCTGGCGCTGGTTGAGCATGGTGCCGATGCAGTGAAAGTCGGTATCGGCCCAGGTTCGATCTGTACTACCCGGATCGTTGCTGGCGTGGGCGTACCGCAGATTACCGCAATTCAGAATGTGGCTGATGCGCTGCGCAGTTTGGGTGTGCCGTTGATTGCGGATGGTGGCGTGCGTTACTCAGGCGATATTGCAAAAGCGATAGCTGCGGGCGCCAGTACCGTGATGCTGGGTGGCTTGTTTGCCGGTACGGAAGAAGCGCCCGGCGAAATCGAATTATTCCAGGGTCGATCCTATAAATCCTATCGCGGCATGGGCTCCCTTGGCGCGATGCAAAAAGGTTCAAGTGACCGTTACTTCCAGGATAATGAGGCTAATGCCGATAAATTCGTTCCGGAAGGAATCGAAGGGCGTGTGCCATATAAAGGCAGTATGCTGGCAGTTATCCATCAGTTGATGGGTGGTTTGCGTTCAAGCATGGGATATCTGGGTTGCGCAACGATTGCCGATATGCAAGCGCGCGCCGAATTCGTGGAGATAACCTCTGCCGGGGTGCGCGAGTCGCATGTGCATGACGTGCAGATCACCAAGGAAGCGCCTAATTATCGTTTGGATTGACGGATTCCGATTTTTAAAACGATGACACAGCAGGTTCGCCTGCTGTTTTTTTATATAGTCTAGAGTTCAAATATGGCACATCAGAAAATACTGATTCTTGATTTTGGTTCCCAGTACACCCAGTTGATCGCCCGCCGCGTGCGCGAAACCAACGTGTATTGCGAGTTGCATTCGTTTGATGTGAATGCTGAGTTTATACGTAACTTTAATCCGGCCGGAATCATTTTGTCCGGCGGCCCTGCATCGGTGACCGAAGACGAGACGCCGCGTGCGCCGCAGATTGTATTCGAGCTGGGCGTGCCGGTTTTAGGGATTTGCTACGGCATGCAAACCATGGCAGCACAGCTTGGCGGCGCGGTGGAAAACGCGCTGCATCGCGAATTCGGTTATGCGCAATTGCGCGCGCATGGTCATTCTGCGTTGTTGCGCGAAATTCAGGATCAGGTTAATGAACAAGGCCATGGCATGCTGGATGTATGGATGAGTCATGGCGACAAAGTGACGGTATTGCCGGATGGTTTCAAAATTATCGCCAGCAATGCCTCAACGCCGATTGCCGGCATGGCCGATGAGGCGCGGCGGTTCTATGGATTGCAGTTCCATCCGGAAGTGACCCACAGCTTGCAGGGCAAGGCGATCATCGCGCGTTTTGTGCACGAGATTTGTGGTGCAGGCGCGGATTGGACCATGCCCAATTACGTCGATGAGGCTGTCGCTCGAGTGCGTGCCGAAGTCGGTAACGACGAAGTAATTCTTGGCCTTTCTGGCGGTGTGGATTCCTCCGTCGTTGCGGCGTTGTTGCACAAGGCCATAGGTACCCAGCTGACTTGTGTATTCGTCGATAATGGTTTGTTGCGCCTGAATGAGGCCGAGCAGGTTATGTTGACCTTTGCCCGGAATCTGGGGGTCAAGGTCATCCACGTGGATGCCAGCGCAGAGTTCATGAAGCACTTGGCCGGCGTGACCGATCCGGAACAGAAGCGCAAGATCATCGGACGCGAATTCGTTGAGGTTTTCCAGCGCGAATCGGCTAAATTGCCAAATGCCAAATGGCTGGCGCAAGGCACAATCTATCCGGATGTGATCGAGTCGGCGGGTGCCAAGACTAAAAAGGCGCACGCGATCAAGTCGCATCATAATGTCGGCGGTCTCCCGGATACTTTGCATCTGAAATTGCTGGAACCATTGCGCGAACTGTTCAAGGATGAAGTGCGCGAGCTGGGCGTAGCATTGGGATTGCCGCAGGATATGGTATATCGTCACCCCTTTCCCGGACCGGGTCTGGGAGTGCGAATACTCGGGGAAGTGAAGGCTGAATATGCCGATCTGTTGCGCCGCGCCGATGCGATTTTCATAGAAGAGTTGCGTGCGAGCGGCTGGTATGCGAAAACCTCGCAGGCGTTTGCGGTATTTTTGCCGGTTAAATCGGTAGGCGTGATGGGAGATGGCCGCACCTATGAATATGTCGTGGCTTTGCGTGCCATCCAGACGCAGGATTTCATGACTGCACATTGGGCCGAATTGCCTTACAGCCTGCTGGGCAAGGTTTCCAATCGTATTATCAATGAGGTGCGTGGCATCAATCGCGTTGTCTACGATATTTCAGGCAAGCCGCCAGCCACCATCGAGTGGGAATAATTAATTGAATCACCGGATAGTCATGGAATTTCTCGATCTTCCTCCGCTGACCCAGGCGCACGGCACCGTGCAATTGCCAGGGTCGAAAAGCATCTCCAATCGTATTTTGCTGTTATCGGCATTGGCTGTCGGCACGACGCGCGTGAATCATCTGCTGGATTCGGACGACACCCGGGTGATGCTGGCCGCGTTAACCGAACTTGGCGTGCCTGTTACCCGGCTCGGCGACAGCCGGGACTATCGGATAATTGGGGTGGCGGGGCAATTCCCGCAACATTCGGCTGATTTGTTTCTGGGTAATGCCGGCACGGCTTTTCGTTCTCTGACTGCCGCGCTGGCCTTGTTACATGGCGACTACAAATTGTCGGGCGTGGCACGCATGCATGAACGGCCGATCGGCGATCTGGTGGATGCGTTACGCCAGCTGGGCGCACAGATCGCCTATCTGGGAGAGGAGGGTTTCCCGCCTTTGAAAATTTTACCGTCGGTGTTGAATGAGCATGCCGAAGTAACGGTGCGCGGCAATGTCTCCAGTCAGTTTCTGACAGGGTTGCTGTTGGCGGCGCCATTGACCGGCCGTGCTGTGTCGATACGCGTCGAAGGGGAATTGATCTCCAAGCCTTATGTCGAGATCACATTGAACCTGATGCGCCGTTTCGGTGTAACCGTGAGCAGGGATGGCTGGGAAAGATTTGAAATTGCAGGGGGACAGGTTTATCAAAGTCCGGGGAGTGTCGAAGTTGAAGGTGATGCATCGTCGGCGTCCTATTTTCTGGCTGCTGGCGCCATAGGCGGTGGCCCGGTACGTGTGGAAGGTGTCGGCCGCACCAGCATACAGGGTGATGTGCGTTTTGCCGAAGCCCTGGAGCAAATGGGTGCAAATATCGTTTACGAAGACAATGCCATAATCGCTTCTGCCGGTTCGGGCTTGCGCGGTATCGATGCGGATTTTAATCATATTCCCGATGCCGCGATGACGATTGCTGTTGTGGCATTGTTCGCCGAAGGTCGGACTACCCTGCGCAATATTGCAAGCTGGCGTGTGAAGGAAACCGATCGTATTCATGCCATGGCAACCGAGCTGCGTAAAGTCGGGGCAGTGATTGAGGAAGGTGCCGACTACTTGCGTATTACGCCTCCTGCGCAGTTACATGCGGCGACGATTGATACTTATGACGATCATCGCATGGCGATGTGCTTTTCATTGGTGGCATTGGGTGGCGTGATGGTGCGTATCAATGATCCTCAATGCGTGAATAAGACCTTTCCCGATTATTTTGCTGCGTTCGCTGCAATTACGCAGCCCACCTAGGAATACAGATGCATAGCGATATTCCCGTTATTGCGATCGATGGCCCTTCCGCTTCGGGCAAGGGGACGGTAGCCGCGTTGGTGGCCAAAGCGCTTGGTTTTCATTATCTGGATAGCGGTGCGCTGTATCGGCTTACCGCACTGGCGGCGCAGCGCAGCGGTGTGGCATGGGATGACGAAGCGGCATTGGCCGAGCTTGCATTGCATCTGGATGTGCGCTTCGTGGAAGGCGAGATTTACTTGCAGAATGTGTGCGTCAGTGACGAAGTGCGCACTGAAAATTGCGGTATTGGCGCATCCAGAGTCGCTGCATTGCCTGTCGTGCGTACGGCATTGCTGGCACGCCAGCATGCTTTCAGGCAAGCGCCGGGCTTGGTGGCAGATGGGCGGGATATGGGCTCGGTGGTGTTTCCGGACGCAGTACTCAAGGTGTTTTTAACGGCTACCGCAGAAGAGCGTGCGCAAAGACGCTATAAGCAGTTGATGGAAAAAGGAATTAGTGCTAACCTTATAAACTTGCTGGATGATTTGCGTGAGCGTGATGCGCGAGATAGTGCGCGTGCGGTGGCGCCATTAAAGCAAGAAAAGGATGCTGTTTTATTGGATACGACGCAAATAGGCATTAATGATGCAGTCGATTTTGTGTTGAAAAACTTTAAGTTAGCGAGTGGTGCTCAAGTTGAATCTAACTGAGCTTTTTTAAATTAACTCCGCATTTTGCGGATATTTTGGGTCATTTTTTTACATGTCTACTGTTTCCTCCTCTACCGAATCCAATATGGAAAGTTTTGCCGCTCTGTTTGAAGAGAGTTTAACTCGTCAAGAATTGCGTGCAGGTGAAGTTATTACCGCCGAAGTTGTTGGAATCGACGATAATTTTGTTACCGTTAATGCTGGTCTGAAATCAGAAAGTCTGATTGCCATCGAAGAATTTCGCACTGATCGCGGCGAACTTGAAGTTAAAATCGGTGATTTTGTCAGCGTAGCAATTGAAATGCTCGAAGATGGCTATGGCGCAACCAAGCTGTCACGCGACAAGGCCAAGCGTTTGGCGGCATGGATTAGTCTGGAAAAATCCATGGAAGAAGGCGAAATCATTACCGGTATGGTTAATGGTAAAGTCAAGGGCGGTTTGACGGTAATGGTAAATGGCATTCGCGCTTTCCTGCCAGGCTCACTGGTGGATACTCGCCCAGTTAAAGACACCACTCCATACGAAAACAAAGAAATGGAATTCAAGGTTATTAAGCTTGACCGCAAGCGTAATAACGTCGTTGTATCGCGTCGTGCGGTACTGGAAGCTACCATGGGTGCCGATCGTGACGCGCTGATGGCCAACCTCAAGGAAGGTGCCGTTGTTAAAGGCGTGGTTAAAAATATTACTGATTATGGCGCTTTCGTTGATCTGGGCGGCATTGACGGTTTGCTGCACATTACCGATATGGCATGGCGTCGTGTCAAGCATCCTTCAGAAGTGGTGCAGGTTGGCGATGAAGTCGAAGCCAAGATCCTTAAATTCGACCAGGAGAAGAATCGTGTTTCCCTGGGTATCAAACAATTGGGCGACGATCCTTGGAGCGGTTTGGCACGTCGTTACCCAGCGGGTACCCGTATGTTCGGCAAGGTAGCTAATCTGACCGATTACGGCGCATTCGTGGAAATCGAAACCGGTATCGAAGGTTTGGTTCACGTTTCGGAAATGGATTGGACCAACAAGAACGTTCATCCATCCAAAGTGGTTCAGCTTGGTGATGAAGTCGAAGTCATGGTATTGGAAATCGATGAGGAGCGCCGTCGTATCTCTCTGGGCATGAAACAGTGCAAGTCCAACCCATGGGAAGATTTCGAACTCAGCCACAAGAAGGGCGACAAAGTCAGCGGTCAGATCAAGTCCATCACTGACTTCGGCGTATTCATCGGTTTGCCTGGTGGTATCGATGGTCTGGTTCATCTATCCGACCTGTCATGGAGCCAACCTGGCGAAGAAGCTGTGCGTAACTTCAAGAAGGGTGACGAAGTTCAAGCCGTGGTATTGGCGATCGATGTCGAACGTGAGCGTATTTCCTTGGGTATCAAGCAGATCGAAGGCGACCCGGTCAACAGCTTCGTTTCCAGCTTCGATAAAGGCAGCATCGTCAAAGGTACTGTCAAGTCACTGGATGCCAAAGGTGCTGTGATTCAATTGGGTGATGACGTAGAAGGTTACTTGCGTGCTTCCGAATTCTCGCGTGATCGCGTTGAAGATATCCGCAACCATCTCAAAGAAGGTGACGAAGTCGAAGCGATGATCATCAATGTGGATCGCAAGAGCCGTAGCATCAATTTGTCCATCAAGGCAAAAGACGCTGCTGAGCAAACCGAAGCAATGCAAAAAATGGCGGGTGACCAATCAGCAAACACCGGCACTACTAATCTCGGCGCGTTGCTCAAGGCTAAACTTGACAACAAAAACGCTGAATCCTGAAAGGTAGTGTCATGACCAAATCGGAGTTGATTGCGCAGTTGGCTGCACGCCATCCCCAGTTGGTCGCGACAGATGCGGAAATGGCAGTTAAAACTATTTTAGATGCCGTTTCCAAAAGTCTGGCTACTGGTGAACGGGTGGAAATTCGTGGTTTTGGCAGTTTTAGCCTGAACTATCGCCCGCCACGTTTAGGGCGTAATCCTAAAACCGGTGAGAAAGTGGAAGTGCCTGAAAAATACGTTCCACATTTCAAAGCAGGTAAAGAATTGCGTGAACGTGTGGATTATCCGGCTAGCTGATTATAGTTGCTGGTGCATCAGAAAAGCGGCATATCGTTTAGATATGCCGCTTTTTTTATATTAAGGCAGCTAACGCAGTTGTGATTTGTCTGTTAAATGCAAACTTGCAGGTGAATGTCGTTTAAAAGCCACTCTTGCTATGGTGCCGGCGGCTGAATTGATCTTTTTAGGGTAAAATTAAATTATTCTGGTGTGATTTGGTCACTATGCGTTATTTGAGCGGATTGTTAAAAGTCGTCTTGTTCTTCTTCTTGCTCGGCTTTGCCGTAAAAAATAGCGAGCTGGTGACCTTGCGTTATTATTTCGGCTACCAATGGCAATTGCCGTTGGTGCTG from Sulfuriferula sp. AH1 harbors:
- the aroA gene encoding 3-phosphoshikimate 1-carboxyvinyltransferase translates to MEFLDLPPLTQAHGTVQLPGSKSISNRILLLSALAVGTTRVNHLLDSDDTRVMLAALTELGVPVTRLGDSRDYRIIGVAGQFPQHSADLFLGNAGTAFRSLTAALALLHGDYKLSGVARMHERPIGDLVDALRQLGAQIAYLGEEGFPPLKILPSVLNEHAEVTVRGNVSSQFLTGLLLAAPLTGRAVSIRVEGELISKPYVEITLNLMRRFGVTVSRDGWERFEIAGGQVYQSPGSVEVEGDASSASYFLAAGAIGGGPVRVEGVGRTSIQGDVRFAEALEQMGANIVYEDNAIIASAGSGLRGIDADFNHIPDAAMTIAVVALFAEGRTTLRNIASWRVKETDRIHAMATELRKVGAVIEEGADYLRITPPAQLHAATIDTYDDHRMAMCFSLVALGGVMVRINDPQCVNKTFPDYFAAFAAITQPT
- the cmk gene encoding (d)CMP kinase; amino-acid sequence: MHSDIPVIAIDGPSASGKGTVAALVAKALGFHYLDSGALYRLTALAAQRSGVAWDDEAALAELALHLDVRFVEGEIYLQNVCVSDEVRTENCGIGASRVAALPVVRTALLARQHAFRQAPGLVADGRDMGSVVFPDAVLKVFLTATAEERAQRRYKQLMEKGISANLINLLDDLRERDARDSARAVAPLKQEKDAVLLDTTQIGINDAVDFVLKNFKLASGAQVESN
- the rpsA gene encoding 30S ribosomal protein S1, producing MSTVSSSTESNMESFAALFEESLTRQELRAGEVITAEVVGIDDNFVTVNAGLKSESLIAIEEFRTDRGELEVKIGDFVSVAIEMLEDGYGATKLSRDKAKRLAAWISLEKSMEEGEIITGMVNGKVKGGLTVMVNGIRAFLPGSLVDTRPVKDTTPYENKEMEFKVIKLDRKRNNVVVSRRAVLEATMGADRDALMANLKEGAVVKGVVKNITDYGAFVDLGGIDGLLHITDMAWRRVKHPSEVVQVGDEVEAKILKFDQEKNRVSLGIKQLGDDPWSGLARRYPAGTRMFGKVANLTDYGAFVEIETGIEGLVHVSEMDWTNKNVHPSKVVQLGDEVEVMVLEIDEERRRISLGMKQCKSNPWEDFELSHKKGDKVSGQIKSITDFGVFIGLPGGIDGLVHLSDLSWSQPGEEAVRNFKKGDEVQAVVLAIDVERERISLGIKQIEGDPVNSFVSSFDKGSIVKGTVKSLDAKGAVIQLGDDVEGYLRASEFSRDRVEDIRNHLKEGDEVEAMIINVDRKSRSINLSIKAKDAAEQTEAMQKMAGDQSANTGTTNLGALLKAKLDNKNAES
- a CDS encoding integration host factor subunit beta, encoding MTKSELIAQLAARHPQLVATDAEMAVKTILDAVSKSLATGERVEIRGFGSFSLNYRPPRLGRNPKTGEKVEVPEKYVPHFKAGKELRERVDYPAS